GCAACGGTCGCGCTCTCACGACCGCGCTCCAGCTCCGCGAGGGGCTCCGGACGCGTGGGCATCAGACCAGGCTCGAGGCCCTGTCCGACCTCGACAGCCTCGGCCGCTGGACGGCGACCGCCGATCCGAACCTCTCGCTCCTGATCTGCGTCGGCGGCGACGGGACCCTGAGCGCGGCCGCCGCCGCCGCCGTGCGGCACTCCATCCCGTTCTTGCCGGTGCCGACGGGCTTCGGCAACCTCTTCGCGCGCGCGCTCGGGCTCACGAATCGCGTGGATCGCGCGCTCGACTTGCTCGAGCACGGGACGCTCGTCCAGGTGGACGTCGGCGTTCGGAATGGCGAGCTGTTTCTCTGTCAAGAAAGCTACGGATTGTTGTCGGAGATCCAGCATCGAGTGGAAGAGAGCGTCGCCCAGCCGCGGGCCCGCTGGCGGCGCTGTCTCGCATACTATCGGATGGCGCTGCGCTACCTCGGGGACGCGCCGCTGACGCCGCTGGAGGTGGTGGTGGACGGTCGCGTCGTGGCGAGAGATGCGGTCGTCGTCGCCGTGGCCAACGTCGAGACGTATGGCGCCTGGCTCAGGCTGACGCCCGACGCCTCCCCGGTCGACGGGCTCTTCGACGTGTTCACCATGAGCGGAGCGACCAAGCGGGCGGTCCTGGCGAGACTCCTCAAGCGGCAGCTCCGTCTTCCCGGAACGGAAGAGGGAACGCAGGTCTGCCGCGGTCGGCGCGTTTCGGTCACCGCCCCCCACCAGGCCCGGAACGAGCACGGGTTGATTCCGCGCGTGCTCCCCGTCCTGGTCCCCTCGGAAAAGGCCGAAGCTCTCACGCGAGACCTGGT
This genomic interval from Candidatus Methylomirabilota bacterium contains the following:
- a CDS encoding diacylglycerol kinase family protein; its protein translation is MRTRRRRSGPVATGTRLVQIIVTPGSGNGRALTTALQLREGLRTRGHQTRLEALSDLDSLGRWTATADPNLSLLICVGGDGTLSAAAAAAVRHSIPFLPVPTGFGNLFARALGLTNRVDRALDLLEHGTLVQVDVGVRNGELFLCQESYGLLSEIQHRVEESVAQPRARWRRCLAYYRMALRYLGDAPLTPLEVVVDGRVVARDAVVVAVANVETYGAWLRLTPDASPVDGLFDVFTMSGATKRAVLARLLKRQLRLPGTEEGTQVCRGRRVSVTAPHQARNEHGLIPRVLPVLVPSEKAEALTRDLVRVYAPSQPGARRVA